The following proteins come from a genomic window of Macadamia integrifolia cultivar HAES 741 chromosome 14, SCU_Mint_v3, whole genome shotgun sequence:
- the LOC122060959 gene encoding uncharacterized protein LOC122060959, with protein sequence MEQKNNKIDLGVQVNKLKMKKKGSKKHYQAALIHACNQYAEGESSPEMLKGEVDFPIDDDGPSNDQEQQGLDDIGESKELFFDGGEDQVDDIHRNDGPSNEHEEKNVDISDKELTELNEKEKPPLNEEVEKISKIRNFDLNEFPKDDDE encoded by the exons atggaacaaaaaaataacaaaattgaTTTAGGCGTCCAAGTCAACaagctcaaaatgaagaaaaagggtTCCAAGAAACACTATCAAGCGGCCCTTATCCATGCCTGTAATCAATATGCCGAGGGGGAGAGTTCACCAGAAATGCTGAAAG GTGAAGTTGATTTTCCCATTGATGATGATGGCCCAAGCAATGACCAAGAACAACAGGGATTGGATGACATTGGTGAGTCAAAAGAACTATTCTTTGATGGAGGGGAAG ATCAAGTGGATGACATTCACAGGAATGATGGCCCAAGCAATGAGCATGAAGAAAAAAACGTGGATATATCTGATAAAGAGTTGACGGAATTGAATGAGAAAGAAAAGCCACCGTTGAATGAAGAGGTTGAAAAGATCTCTAAAATCCGCAACTTTGATCTTAATGAATTTCCCAAAGATGATGACGAGTAA
- the LOC122061408 gene encoding uncharacterized protein LOC122061408, whose translation MKRKDGEVDVGIQVSRQLIKKMRSKRRKANIYAWHGMSSKIFEDKLLNESAKDKAAVLIDGPSNEQEPMEGDAEVGQSKELLDENKKQSLSVEIKKSPKIYNFDLNELPMNCDE comes from the exons ATGAAACGCAAAGATGGGGAAGTTGATGTTGGGATCCAAGTCAGTAGGCAACTTATCAAGAAAATGCGATCAAAAAGACGGAAGGCAAATATCTATGCATGGCATGGCATGAGTTCCAAAATTTTCGAGGATAAGCTTCTAAATGAAAGCGCAAAAG ATAAAGCTGCTGTTCTCATTGATGGCCCAAGCAATGAACAAGAACCTATGGAAGGGGATGCTGAGGTTGGTCAATCAAAAGAACTACTAGATGAGAATAAGAAGCAATCTTTAAGTGTAGAGATTaaaaaaagcccaaaaatttATAACTTTGACCTAAATGAGTTGCCTATGAATTGTGATGAGTAA
- the LOC122060960 gene encoding DNA polymerase delta small subunit: protein MGVMEIDTEKNLQRKQSLYQNLDEGFGIQKEQYKGQQYSQIYFTRLHHMRKLLYSLVEKWKPHLPVCKVLGLEEGKECIVVGTLYKQMKLKPSVLDEYSKERSVVPLVKLHNFIHPDDHLVLEDESGRVKLGGAFLEPSLFVTGVVVALHGKETTAGEFLVQDILEAGLPSQIGLPLHSGEDKYVVFVSGLSVGSITSNPLQIQLLVDHITGHLGDEKEQSISSLIVRVVIAGNSVEIPHGLLNGQTLVSKDQSRLSEPVKELDILLTQIAAAIPVDIMPGPNDPANFSLPQQPLHRCLFPGASAYNTFISCTNPHSFEADNVRFLGTSGQNIDDLGKYSEAKSNLDFMERTLRWRHLAPTAPNTLGCYPFTDRDPFFIENCPHVYFVGNQSKYETRLFRGSEGQLIRLIAIPKFCETGLAIVLNMKNLECHALSFSTNLD from the exons ATGGGAGTCATGGAAATCGACACAGAGAAAAATCTTCAAAGGAAACAGTCTCTCTATCAAAATCTG GATGAGGGATTCGGGATTCAGAAAGAGCAGTACAAAGGTCAGCAATACAGTCAAATTTACTTCACTCGCCTCCATCACATGAGAAAACTTCTCTATTCACTCGTCGAGAAATGGAAACCTCATCTGCCAG TATGTAAGGTTTTGGGACTTGAAGAAGGCAAAGAATGCATCGTTGTTGGAACTCTGTACAAACAAATGAAGCTCAAGCCTTCTGTTCTGGATGAGTACTCTAAGGAG AGATCTGTGGTTCCTCTTGTTAAACTGCATAATTTCATCCATCCTGATGACCACCTTGTTTTGGAAGATGAGAGTGGAAGAGTTAAACTTGGTGGGGCCTTTCTTGAACCATCTTTGTTTGTGACAG GAGTTGTGGTGGCTCTACATGGAAAGGAAACCACCGCTGGTGAGTTTTTGGTTCAAGATATCCTTGAAGCTGGCTTACCATCCCAAATAGGGCTTCCACTTCATTCAG GAGAAGACAAGTATGTTGTTTTTGTATCGGGCCTGAGTGTTGGGAGCATCACATCTAACCCTCTTCAAATACAGCTTCTTGTAGATCATATTACTGGACATTTAGGAGATGAAAAG GAGCAAAGCATTTCATCTCTAATTGTTCGTGTAGTTATTGCTGGGAATTCTGTTGAAATTCCACATGGACTTCTTAATGGACAG ACACTGGTCTCAAAGGATCAGTCGAGGCTGTCTGAGCCAGTCAAGGAGCTTGATATCTTGTTAACCCAG ATTGCTGCTGCAATACCTGTAGATATCATGCCAGGGCCCAACGACCCAGCCAATTTCTCCTTACCTCAGCAG CCTTTGCATAGATGCCTTTTCCCTGGGGCATCAGCTTATAACACTTTCATATCATGCACAAACCCTCATTCTTTTGAGGCTGACAATGTCAG ATTCCTTGGAACATCAGGTCAGAACATAGATGACCTTGGTAAGTACTCAGAGGCAAAAAGTAACCTTGATTTTATGGAGAGGACATTAAGGTGGAGGCATCTAGCACCAACAGCACCTAACACACTTG GATGTTACCCCTTCACTGACAGGGATCCTTTCTTCATTGAAAACTGTCCTCATGTATACTTTGTTGGTAATCAGAGTAAATATGAGACTCGATTGTTTAGAG GATCAGAAGGACAATTGATAAGACTCATTGCAATTCCTAAATTCTGTGAGACTGGATTAGCTATTGTG CTAAATATGAAGAATCTTGAATGCCATGCTCTCAGTTTCTCGACGAACTTGGACTAG